The Pseudomonas eucalypticola genome has a window encoding:
- the mltG gene encoding endolytic transglycosylase MltG: MRRKFLVLLETLVILAGLTLAVAAWKVHSALEQTLNVSQEELLDVPAGSTPTGTFNRMQAKGTLRDALWLRLYWRFNLAGQPLHSGEYRLTPGMTLQDLLGVWKRGEVVQYNLTLVEGWNFRQVRAALDKQEKLKHTLAGLSDAEVMTRLGHEGVFPEGRFFPDTYKYVRGVTDADLLGQAYSRLDEVLAKEWTDRAADAPYTEPYQALIMASLVEKETGVPQERAEIAGVFVRRLQSGMLLQTDPTVIYGMGERYTGKLTRADLHEATPYNTYTNAGLPPTPIAMVGREALHAALNPASGTSLYFVARGDGSHVFSDDLEDHNNAVREFQLKRRADYRSSPAPVPLPAPQPGQEPGSQPPAVPAASPDTATDTPADAPHDSQKDSQ; this comes from the coding sequence GTGAGACGTAAATTCTTGGTGCTGCTGGAAACCCTGGTGATTCTGGCAGGCCTTACCTTGGCTGTCGCTGCCTGGAAAGTGCACAGCGCACTTGAGCAAACCCTGAACGTCAGCCAGGAAGAGCTGCTGGATGTGCCCGCCGGCTCCACGCCGACCGGGACCTTCAATCGCATGCAGGCCAAGGGCACGTTGCGCGATGCCCTGTGGCTGCGCCTGTACTGGCGGTTCAACCTGGCCGGGCAGCCGCTGCACAGCGGCGAATACCGCCTGACGCCCGGCATGACCTTGCAAGACCTGCTGGGCGTGTGGAAGCGTGGCGAAGTGGTGCAGTACAACCTGACCTTGGTCGAAGGCTGGAATTTCCGCCAGGTGCGGGCCGCCCTGGACAAGCAGGAAAAACTCAAGCACACCCTGGCCGGGCTCAGCGACGCCGAAGTGATGACACGCCTTGGCCACGAGGGCGTGTTCCCGGAAGGGCGCTTCTTCCCGGACACCTACAAGTACGTGCGCGGCGTCACCGATGCCGACCTGCTGGGCCAGGCCTACAGCCGCCTGGACGAAGTGCTGGCCAAGGAGTGGACCGACCGCGCCGCCGATGCTCCGTACACCGAACCCTACCAGGCGCTGATCATGGCCTCCCTGGTGGAGAAGGAAACCGGCGTGCCCCAGGAGCGCGCCGAGATCGCCGGCGTGTTCGTGCGCCGCCTGCAATCCGGCATGCTGCTGCAGACCGACCCTACCGTGATCTATGGCATGGGCGAGCGCTATACCGGCAAGCTCACCCGTGCCGACCTGCACGAGGCGACGCCCTACAACACCTACACCAACGCCGGCCTGCCACCGACGCCCATCGCCATGGTCGGCCGCGAGGCACTGCACGCGGCGCTGAACCCGGCCAGCGGCACCAGCCTGTATTTCGTCGCCCGGGGTGATGGCAGCCACGTATTCTCCGACGACCTGGAAGACCACAACAACGCGGTGCGCGAGTTCCAGCTCAAGCGTCGCGCCGACTACCGCTCCAGCCCCGCGCCCGTGCCATTGCCGGCACCGCAGCCAGGCCAGGAGCCGGGCAGCCAACCGCCGGCGGTGCCAGCGGCCAGCCCCGACACGGCCACGGACACCCCCGCCGATGCGCCCCATGATTCTCAGAAGGACAGCCAGTGA
- the pabC gene encoding aminodeoxychorismate lyase, producing MFSWVDGQPADTLAVKNRGLAYGDGVFETIAVKAGRPTLLARHLHRLVEGGARLSIGVDAQLVERELLAAAALLGEGVLKLVITRGDSQRGYAADPLAAPRRLVLANAPAAYPVSHAQQGVRLFDCQTRLAEQPLLAGLKHLNRLEQVLARSEWSSPDYAEGLMRDTSGRLVEGVFSNLFLVRDGHLLTADLSRCGVAGVMRAELLAQAERLGIQVQVRDLWLADLEGADEVFVCNSVYGIWPVYAFVSLNWSAGPLTRKLQSLARAVLDV from the coding sequence ATGTTCAGTTGGGTCGACGGCCAGCCGGCCGACACCCTCGCGGTGAAAAACCGGGGCCTGGCCTACGGCGATGGGGTGTTCGAGACCATTGCCGTGAAGGCCGGCCGGCCCACGTTGCTGGCGCGTCACCTGCATCGCCTGGTGGAGGGGGGCGCCCGGTTGTCCATCGGCGTCGATGCACAGCTGGTGGAGCGCGAGCTGCTGGCTGCCGCCGCGCTATTGGGGGAGGGCGTGCTCAAGCTCGTCATCACCCGTGGTGACAGCCAGCGCGGCTATGCCGCCGACCCGCTGGCGGCCCCCCGGCGCCTGGTGCTGGCCAACGCGCCGGCGGCCTACCCGGTTTCCCATGCCCAGCAGGGTGTTCGCCTGTTCGACTGCCAGACCCGCCTGGCCGAACAGCCCTTGCTCGCCGGCCTCAAGCACCTCAACCGCCTGGAGCAGGTGCTGGCCCGCAGCGAGTGGAGCAGCCCCGATTATGCCGAAGGCCTGATGCGCGACACCTCCGGTCGGTTGGTCGAAGGGGTCTTCAGCAACCTGTTTCTGGTGCGCGATGGCCACTTGCTGACCGCCGACCTGAGCCGTTGTGGCGTGGCGGGCGTCATGCGTGCCGAGCTGCTGGCCCAGGCAGAACGCCTGGGCATCCAGGTGCAGGTACGTGATCTGTGGCTGGCCGACCTCGAAGGCGCCGACGAAGTCTTCGTCTGCAACAGCGTGTACGGTATCTGGCCTGTGTATGCTTTTGTTTCCCTGAACTGGTCTGCCGGGCCGCTCACCCGTAAACTGCAGAGCCTTGCCCGCGCAGTATTGGATGTGTGA
- the fabF gene encoding beta-ketoacyl-ACP synthase II — protein sequence MSRRRVVVTGMGMLSPLGTDVPSSWQGILAGRSGIGLIEHTDLSAYSTRFGGSVKGFNVEEYLSVKEARKLDLFIQYGLAAGFQAVRNAGLEVTDANRERIGVAMGSGIGGLTNIEETCKILHASGPRRISPFFVPGSIINMISGFLSIHLGVQGPNYAIATACTTGTHCIGMAARNIAYGEADVMIAGGAEMAACGLGMGGFGASRALSTRNDEPTRASRPWDKGRDGFVLSDGAGALVLEELEHAKARGATIYAELVGFGMSGDAFHMTSPPEDGAGAARCMANALRDASVNASDVQYINAHGTSTSAGDLAEASAIKSVFGDHAYQLAVSSTKSMTGHLLGAAGAVEAIFSVLAINSQVAPPTINLDEPDEGCDLDFVPHQARNMPIDVVLSNSFGFGGTNGSLVFRRFNG from the coding sequence GTGTCGCGTAGACGCGTCGTGGTCACCGGTATGGGTATGCTGTCGCCACTGGGCACGGATGTGCCGAGCAGTTGGCAGGGCATTCTGGCTGGCCGCAGTGGCATTGGTCTGATCGAGCATACCGACCTTTCTGCCTACTCCACCCGTTTTGGCGGCTCGGTCAAAGGCTTCAACGTCGAGGAGTACCTGTCGGTCAAGGAAGCCCGCAAGCTCGACCTGTTCATTCAGTACGGCCTGGCGGCCGGTTTTCAAGCCGTACGTAACGCCGGCCTGGAAGTGACCGATGCCAACCGTGAGCGCATTGGCGTGGCCATGGGCTCGGGTATCGGCGGGCTGACCAACATCGAAGAAACCTGCAAGATCCTGCATGCCTCCGGGCCGCGGCGGATTTCGCCGTTCTTCGTGCCAGGTTCGATCATCAACATGATTTCCGGTTTCCTGTCCATCCACTTGGGTGTGCAGGGGCCTAACTACGCCATCGCCACCGCGTGCACCACCGGTACCCACTGCATCGGCATGGCCGCGCGCAATATCGCCTATGGCGAAGCCGACGTGATGATCGCCGGTGGCGCCGAGATGGCGGCCTGCGGCCTGGGCATGGGCGGCTTCGGCGCCTCTCGCGCCTTGTCCACCCGCAATGACGAGCCTACCCGGGCCAGCCGTCCGTGGGACAAGGGCCGTGATGGCTTCGTACTGTCCGACGGCGCGGGTGCGCTGGTGCTCGAAGAACTGGAGCACGCCAAGGCCCGCGGCGCGACCATTTATGCCGAGCTGGTCGGTTTCGGCATGAGCGGTGATGCGTTCCACATGACCTCGCCACCCGAAGACGGCGCCGGTGCGGCCCGCTGCATGGCCAACGCCCTGCGCGACGCCAGCGTCAATGCCAGCGACGTGCAGTACATCAACGCCCACGGTACCTCGACCTCGGCCGGTGACCTGGCGGAAGCGTCGGCGATCAAGTCGGTGTTCGGCGATCACGCCTATCAGCTGGCGGTCAGCTCGACCAAATCGATGACCGGCCACCTGCTGGGTGCTGCGGGCGCGGTGGAAGCGATCTTCAGTGTCCTGGCCATCAACAGCCAGGTGGCGCCGCCCACCATCAACCTCGACGAGCCCGACGAAGGCTGCGACCTGGACTTCGTCCCGCATCAGGCGCGCAACATGCCCATCGATGTGGTGCTGTCCAACTCGTTCGGCTTTGGTGGTACCAACGGCTCGCTGGTGTTCCGCCGGTTCAACGGTTGA
- the acpP gene encoding acyl carrier protein: protein MSTIEERVKKIVAEQLGVKEEEVVNTASFVEDLGADSLDTVELVMALEEEFETEIPDEEAEKITTVQAAIDYVTSHQA from the coding sequence ATGAGCACCATCGAAGAACGCGTCAAGAAAATCGTCGCCGAGCAACTGGGCGTTAAAGAAGAAGAAGTGGTGAACACTGCTTCCTTCGTTGAAGATCTGGGTGCCGATTCCCTTGACACCGTTGAGCTGGTGATGGCTCTGGAAGAGGAATTCGAGACTGAAATCCCTGACGAAGAAGCTGAGAAAATCACTACTGTTCAAGCCGCTATCGATTACGTCACCAGCCACCAGGCTTAA
- the fabG gene encoding 3-oxoacyl-ACP reductase FabG, translating into MSLQGKVALVTGASRGIGQAIALELGRMGATVIGTATSASGAERIAATLKENGVQGTGLELNVTSDESVAAVLAAITEQFGAPTILVNNAGITRDNLMLRMKDDEWHDVIDTNLNSLYRLSKGVLRGMTKARWGRIISIGSVVGAMGNVGQVNYAAAKAGLEGFSRALAREVGSRAITVNSVAPGFIDTDMTRELPEAQREALQTQIPLGRLGQAEEIAKVVAFLASEGAAYVTGATIPVNGGMYM; encoded by the coding sequence ATGAGCCTGCAAGGTAAAGTCGCACTGGTTACCGGCGCAAGCCGTGGCATTGGCCAGGCCATCGCCCTGGAACTGGGCCGCATGGGCGCTACCGTCATCGGTACCGCCACCTCGGCTTCCGGTGCCGAGCGCATCGCCGCCACCCTCAAGGAAAACGGCGTGCAGGGCACCGGCCTTGAGCTGAACGTGACCAGCGACGAATCCGTCGCCGCCGTTCTGGCCGCCATCACCGAACAATTCGGTGCGCCCACCATTCTGGTCAACAACGCCGGCATCACCCGCGACAATCTGATGCTGCGCATGAAGGACGACGAGTGGCATGATGTCATCGACACCAACCTCAACAGCCTGTACCGGCTGTCCAAGGGCGTGCTGCGCGGCATGACCAAGGCTCGTTGGGGTCGTATCATCAGCATTGGCTCGGTCGTCGGCGCCATGGGCAACGTCGGCCAGGTGAACTACGCTGCTGCCAAGGCGGGCCTGGAGGGCTTCAGCCGTGCGCTGGCCCGTGAAGTCGGCTCGCGTGCGATCACGGTCAACTCGGTGGCCCCAGGCTTCATCGACACCGACATGACCCGTGAGCTGCCTGAAGCGCAGCGTGAAGCCTTGCAGACCCAGATTCCCCTGGGTCGCTTGGGCCAGGCCGAAGAAATCGCGAAAGTGGTGGCTTTCCTGGCCTCGGAAGGTGCAGCCTATGTCACCGGTGCTACTATCCCGGTGAACGGCGGCATGTACATGTAA
- the fabD gene encoding ACP S-malonyltransferase, giving the protein MSASLAFVFPGQGSQSLGMLAELGAQYPLVLETFKEASDALGYDLWALIQQGPVESLNQTDKTQPAILAASVALWRLWLAEGGERPAFVAGHSLGEYSALVAAGCLGLGDAVKLVERRGQLMQEAVPAGQGAMAAILGLDDAVVVNACAEAAQGEVVSAVNFNSPGQVVIAGAKAAVERAIELCKAAGAKRAMPLPVSVPSHCALMKPAAERFAESINAIDWQAPQIPVVQNVSAAVPADLDTLKRDLLEQLYKPVRWVESVQFLAANGAPRLVECGPGKVLAGLNKRCADGVSTENLNTPDAFAAARAAQA; this is encoded by the coding sequence ATGTCTGCATCCCTCGCATTTGTCTTTCCAGGGCAAGGTTCCCAGTCCCTGGGCATGCTCGCCGAGCTGGGCGCCCAATACCCGCTGGTGCTGGAAACGTTCAAGGAAGCTTCCGACGCGCTGGGTTACGACCTGTGGGCGCTGATTCAGCAAGGCCCGGTCGAAAGCCTCAACCAGACTGACAAGACCCAGCCGGCCATTCTGGCGGCCTCGGTCGCCTTGTGGCGCCTGTGGCTGGCCGAAGGCGGCGAGCGCCCGGCCTTCGTCGCCGGCCATAGCCTGGGCGAATACAGCGCCCTGGTGGCGGCGGGCTGCCTGGGCCTGGGCGACGCGGTCAAGCTGGTGGAGCGCCGCGGCCAACTGATGCAGGAAGCCGTGCCGGCCGGTCAAGGTGCCATGGCCGCCATCCTGGGCCTGGACGACGCCGTGGTGGTCAACGCCTGCGCCGAAGCGGCCCAGGGCGAAGTGGTCAGTGCAGTGAACTTCAACTCCCCTGGCCAGGTGGTGATTGCCGGCGCGAAAGCGGCCGTGGAACGCGCCATCGAGCTGTGCAAAGCCGCCGGTGCCAAGCGTGCCATGCCGCTGCCGGTCAGCGTGCCGTCGCACTGCGCGCTGATGAAGCCGGCTGCCGAGCGGTTCGCCGAATCCATCAACGCCATCGACTGGCAGGCGCCGCAGATCCCGGTGGTGCAGAACGTCAGCGCCGCCGTGCCTGCCGACCTCGACACCCTCAAGCGTGACCTGCTGGAACAGCTGTACAAGCCGGTTCGCTGGGTCGAGTCCGTGCAGTTCCTGGCCGCCAACGGTGCGCCACGCCTGGTCGAATGCGGCCCGGGCAAGGTCCTGGCTGGCCTGAACAAGCGCTGCGCCGACGGCGTGAGCACTGAAAACCTGAATACCCCAGACGCCTTCGCCGCCGCCCGTGCGGCGCAGGCCTGA
- the plsX gene encoding phosphate acyltransferase PlsX has translation MSAQVIAIDAMGGDFGPRSIVQASLACLSATPSLYLTLVGHPLLLEELIASQPGADRSRLQIVAASEVIGMDERPSQALRGKPDSSMRVALELLRDGKVQACVSAGNTGALMALSRHVLKTLPGIDRPAMVAAIPTQAGTCQLLDLGANVDCSADNLFQFAVMGSVAAQALGVVRPRVALLNVGTEDIKGNQQVKLAASLLQGAKGLNYIGFIEGDGLYRGEADVVVCDGFVGNILLKSSEGLATMISARIEALFRHTLMSRAVGALALPLLKRLQADLAPARHNGASFLGLQGIVVKSHGAAGVQGFQSAISRALAEIQENLPQRLHGRLEELLL, from the coding sequence TTGTCCGCTCAAGTCATCGCGATTGACGCAATGGGCGGGGACTTCGGTCCCCGCAGCATTGTCCAGGCCAGCCTCGCCTGCCTGTCTGCTACCCCCTCGCTGTACCTGACCCTCGTCGGTCACCCACTCCTTCTAGAAGAACTGATCGCCAGCCAGCCCGGTGCGGATCGCTCGCGCCTGCAGATCGTGGCGGCCAGCGAAGTCATCGGCATGGACGAACGGCCTTCCCAGGCGTTGCGGGGCAAGCCGGACTCTTCCATGCGCGTGGCGCTGGAGTTGTTGCGTGACGGCAAGGTTCAGGCCTGTGTGAGTGCCGGCAACACCGGTGCGCTGATGGCGTTGTCGCGCCATGTGCTCAAGACGCTGCCGGGTATCGATCGGCCGGCCATGGTGGCGGCCATCCCCACCCAGGCGGGCACGTGCCAGTTGCTGGACCTGGGTGCCAACGTCGATTGCAGCGCCGACAACCTGTTCCAGTTCGCGGTGATGGGCTCGGTGGCGGCCCAGGCGCTGGGCGTCGTGCGCCCGCGCGTGGCGCTGTTGAACGTGGGCACCGAGGACATCAAGGGCAACCAGCAGGTCAAGCTGGCGGCCAGCCTGCTCCAGGGTGCCAAGGGCTTGAACTACATCGGCTTCATCGAAGGTGATGGGTTGTACCGCGGCGAAGCGGACGTGGTGGTGTGTGACGGTTTCGTCGGCAATATCCTGCTCAAGTCCAGCGAAGGCCTGGCCACCATGATCAGTGCGCGCATCGAGGCATTGTTCCGCCACACTCTCATGTCTCGCGCCGTGGGCGCCTTGGCGTTGCCGTTGCTCAAGCGCTTGCAGGCTGACCTGGCGCCGGCCCGTCACAACGGTGCCAGCTTTCTCGGCTTGCAGGGCATCGTGGTGAAAAGCCACGGGGCCGCGGGGGTCCAGGGCTTTCAGAGCGCCATTTCCCGCGCACTGGCCGAAATCCAGGAAAACCTTCCCCAGCGCCTTCACGGGCGGTTGGAGGAGCTGTTGCTTTAG
- the rpmF gene encoding 50S ribosomal protein L32, translated as MAVQQNKKSRSARDMRRSHDALSASTLSVEKTTGEVHLRHHVSPEGVYRGRKVIDKGADE; from the coding sequence ATGGCTGTTCAGCAGAACAAAAAATCCCGCTCTGCCCGTGACATGCGCCGTTCGCACGACGCCCTGTCGGCTAGCACCCTGTCGGTCGAAAAGACCACCGGTGAAGTACACCTGCGTCACCACGTATCGCCAGAAGGCGTATACCGTGGCCGTAAAGTGATCGACAAGGGCGCTGACGAGTAA
- a CDS encoding YceD family protein codes for MLNDPIPPHVDPRKLADRGVTLEGSLPLSDLERLCDPLSDNVGTVQAKFVFERDERKAVVIHSHLDVEVKMVCQRCLELVTLPIHSECSYAVVKEGANTQSLPKGYDVLELGEDPLDLQALIEEELLLALPIVPAHHPEECQQPAGADEPEPSEDEVTRSNPFSVLAQLKRDPNV; via the coding sequence ATGTTGAATGACCCGATTCCACCTCACGTTGACCCGCGCAAATTGGCCGATCGTGGCGTAACCCTAGAAGGTTCGCTGCCATTATCCGATTTGGAGAGACTCTGCGACCCGCTTTCCGATAACGTCGGTACGGTGCAGGCTAAATTCGTTTTCGAACGAGACGAGCGAAAGGCAGTGGTTATCCACAGCCATCTCGACGTCGAAGTCAAGATGGTTTGCCAGCGTTGTCTTGAGCTGGTGACCCTGCCGATCCACAGCGAGTGCAGTTACGCTGTGGTGAAGGAGGGTGCGAACACCCAGTCGTTACCGAAAGGTTATGACGTGCTGGAACTGGGCGAAGATCCTTTGGATCTGCAGGCATTGATCGAGGAGGAGCTTCTGCTCGCCTTGCCCATTGTGCCTGCTCATCATCCGGAAGAATGCCAGCAGCCGGCGGGCGCAGATGAGCCCGAGCCGAGCGAGGACGAGGTAACGCGGTCCAACCCGTTCAGTGTATTGGCGCAGTTAAAGCGTGACCCAAACGTTTAG
- a CDS encoding Maf family protein: MQPLLLASSSSYRRELLARLRLPFTCASPDIDESRLPEEPAETLVKRLAEQKARALAESHPGHLIIGSDQVAVLGEQILGKPHTFDNACTQLLEASGTSVTFLTGLALLDATTGRCQVDCIPFTVHMRELDLATIQRYLRAEQPYDCAGSFKAEGLGVSLFQSTHGPDATSLVGLPLIRLVDMLLQEGVQVP; the protein is encoded by the coding sequence ATGCAGCCCTTGCTACTCGCTTCAAGCTCGTCGTACCGCCGGGAATTGCTGGCCCGCCTGCGCCTGCCGTTCACCTGCGCGTCGCCCGACATCGACGAAAGCCGGTTGCCGGAAGAGCCCGCCGAAACCCTGGTCAAGCGCCTGGCCGAGCAGAAAGCCCGCGCCCTGGCCGAGAGCCACCCGGGGCACCTCATCATAGGCTCCGACCAGGTGGCCGTGCTGGGCGAGCAGATTCTGGGCAAGCCCCACACCTTCGACAACGCCTGCACGCAGCTGCTGGAAGCCAGCGGCACCAGCGTGACCTTCCTCACCGGGCTGGCCCTGCTCGACGCCACCACAGGGCGGTGCCAGGTCGATTGCATCCCTTTTACCGTGCACATGCGCGAACTGGACCTGGCGACCATCCAGCGCTACCTGAGGGCCGAGCAGCCTTATGACTGCGCAGGCAGCTTCAAGGCAGAGGGGCTGGGCGTGAGCCTGTTTCAAAGCACCCACGGGCCGGACGCGACAAGCCTGGTGGGGCTGCCGTTGATTCGCCTGGTGGACATGCTGCTGCAGGAAGGGGTGCAGGTGCCCTGA
- a CDS encoding S49 family peptidase, producing the protein MSDEWKAPDAEKRSDDKSWQLLERTLQANVIEHRRTRRWGIFFKLLTFIYLFFALAMFTPLMDMEKSATRGDHYTALIEVRGMIADQEPASADNIIGSLRAAFKDPKVKAVVLRINSPGGSPVQAGYVVDEIRRLRKEHPDTKLYAVISDLGASGAYYIASAADQIYADKASLVGSIGVTAAGYGFVGTMEKLGVERRAYTSGEHKSFLDPFQPAKPDETKFWQGVLDTTHNQFISVVKQGRGDRLKDKEHPELFSGLIWSGEQALPLGLIDGLGNASSVARDVVGEKELVDFTVEDSALDRFSKKLGASVAEKLAIYMGFNGPSLR; encoded by the coding sequence ATGTCTGATGAATGGAAAGCGCCCGACGCCGAAAAGCGCAGCGACGACAAAAGCTGGCAACTGCTGGAGCGAACCCTGCAGGCCAACGTGATCGAACACCGGCGCACCCGGCGCTGGGGCATTTTCTTCAAGCTGCTGACCTTCATTTACCTGTTCTTCGCCCTGGCCATGTTCACGCCCCTGATGGACATGGAAAAGAGTGCGACCCGTGGTGACCACTACACGGCGCTGATCGAAGTGCGCGGCATGATCGCCGACCAGGAGCCCGCCAGCGCCGATAACATCATTGGCAGCCTGCGTGCGGCCTTCAAGGACCCCAAGGTCAAGGCCGTGGTGCTGCGCATCAACAGCCCGGGCGGCAGTCCTGTGCAGGCTGGTTACGTGGTCGATGAGATTCGTCGCCTGCGCAAGGAACATCCCGATACCAAGCTGTATGCGGTGATCAGTGATCTGGGGGCGTCCGGTGCCTACTATATTGCCAGCGCCGCCGACCAGATCTACGCCGACAAGGCCAGCCTGGTGGGGTCCATCGGGGTCACGGCAGCCGGCTACGGCTTCGTCGGCACCATGGAGAAGCTGGGGGTGGAGCGGCGTGCGTACACCTCCGGTGAGCACAAGTCGTTCCTCGACCCCTTCCAGCCGGCCAAGCCGGATGAGACGAAGTTCTGGCAAGGGGTGCTGGACACCACGCACAACCAGTTCATCAGCGTGGTCAAGCAGGGCCGTGGTGACCGCTTGAAGGACAAGGAACATCCGGAGCTGTTCTCCGGCTTGATCTGGTCCGGTGAGCAGGCGCTGCCGCTCGGGCTGATCGATGGGCTGGGCAACGCCAGTTCCGTGGCGCGTGACGTTGTGGGCGAGAAAGAGCTGGTCGACTTCACCGTCGAAGACTCGGCGCTTGATCGTTTTTCCAAGAAGCTGGGGGCCAGCGTGGCCGAGAAGCTGGCGATCTACATGGGCTTCAACGGCCCGTCCCTGCGCTGA
- a CDS encoding HAD-IA family hydrolase, which produces MHPDYDLLIFDWDGTLADSIGRIVEAMKVAARTAGYVERDDEAIKGIIGLALPEAILTLYPQLSDAQVVEFRQHYADCYMAMDSEPSPLFPGVAESLAAFRAAGYRLAVATGKARRGLDRVLKAHGWEAYFDITRAADETRSKPHPLMLEEILAHCQVPRERALMVGDASFDLLMARSAGIDAVAVGYGAMPLDSLLVHEPVLAIERFTQLHAWLTGATT; this is translated from the coding sequence GTGCACCCTGACTATGACCTGCTGATCTTCGACTGGGACGGCACTCTGGCCGATTCCATCGGTCGGATCGTCGAGGCCATGAAAGTGGCGGCACGCACGGCCGGTTATGTGGAGCGCGATGACGAGGCGATCAAGGGCATCATTGGCCTGGCGTTGCCCGAAGCCATCCTGACCTTGTATCCGCAGCTCAGCGATGCGCAGGTGGTGGAGTTCCGCCAGCACTATGCTGACTGCTACATGGCCATGGATAGCGAGCCGTCGCCGCTGTTTCCGGGCGTCGCCGAGTCGCTGGCGGCCTTTCGGGCGGCCGGTTACCGCCTGGCGGTGGCCACCGGCAAGGCGCGTCGCGGCTTGGATCGGGTGCTCAAGGCGCATGGGTGGGAGGCCTATTTCGACATCACCCGTGCCGCTGACGAAACCCGCAGCAAGCCGCACCCGCTGATGCTCGAGGAGATCCTTGCCCATTGCCAGGTGCCGCGCGAACGCGCCCTGATGGTGGGGGATGCGTCGTTCGACCTGCTGATGGCGCGCAGCGCCGGCATTGATGCCGTGGCCGTGGGTTATGGTGCCATGCCGCTGGACAGTCTGCTGGTGCATGAGCCGGTGCTGGCCATCGAACGCTTCACCCAATTGCATGCCTGGCTGACAGGCGCGACGACCTGA
- the rluC gene encoding 23S rRNA pseudouridine(955/2504/2580) synthase RluC produces the protein MTTTTPPTSGVQLLEVAPEYAGQRIDNFLITALKGVPKTLVYRILRKGEVRVNKGRIKPEYKLQAGDIVRIPPVRLPERDEPVPLAQGLLQRLEASIVFEDKALLVINKPAGIAVHGGSGLNYGVIEAFRQLRPDAKELELVHRLDRDTSGLLMIAKKRSMLRHLHAALRGDGVDKRYMALVRGHWATARKQVNAPLQKSNLRSGERMVEIDEEGKEALTLFKVLRRFGDFATMVEARPITGRTHQIRVHALHAGHSIAGDSKYGDEDFSREIRELGGKRLFLHAYQLTVPLPDGGALKLEAPVDEMWAKTVERLASAP, from the coding sequence ATGACGACTACAACCCCTCCAACCTCCGGCGTCCAGCTGCTCGAGGTTGCGCCGGAATATGCCGGCCAACGCATCGACAATTTCCTCATCACCGCGCTCAAGGGTGTGCCTAAAACCTTGGTCTACCGCATTCTCCGCAAGGGTGAAGTGCGGGTGAACAAGGGGCGGATCAAGCCCGAATACAAGCTGCAGGCCGGGGACATCGTCCGTATTCCACCCGTGCGCCTGCCCGAGCGCGACGAGCCCGTGCCGCTCGCCCAGGGGCTGTTGCAGCGCCTGGAAGCCTCGATCGTGTTCGAAGACAAGGCGCTGCTGGTGATCAACAAGCCGGCCGGCATTGCCGTGCACGGTGGCAGTGGCCTCAATTACGGGGTCATCGAGGCGTTCCGTCAGTTGCGCCCCGATGCCAAGGAATTGGAGTTGGTGCACCGGCTCGACCGCGACACGTCTGGCCTGCTGATGATCGCCAAGAAGCGCAGCATGCTGCGCCACCTGCACGCGGCCCTGCGTGGCGACGGCGTGGACAAGCGCTACATGGCGCTGGTGCGCGGCCATTGGGCCACCGCCCGCAAGCAGGTCAACGCCCCGCTGCAGAAGAGCAACCTGCGTTCGGGCGAGCGCATGGTCGAGATTGATGAAGAAGGCAAGGAAGCCCTGACCCTGTTCAAGGTGCTGCGCCGCTTCGGCGATTTCGCCACCATGGTCGAGGCGCGGCCGATCACCGGTCGTACCCACCAGATCCGTGTGCATGCCCTGCATGCCGGCCATAGCATCGCCGGCGACAGCAAATACGGCGATGAGGATTTCAGTCGCGAAATCCGCGAGCTGGGTGGCAAGCGCCTGTTCCTGCACGCCTACCAACTGACCGTGCCGCTGCCCGATGGCGGTGCGCTGAAGCTCGAAGCGCCCGTGGACGAGATGTGGGCCAAGACCGTGGAGCGCCTTGCCAGTGCACCCTGA